The region TCTTTTTTTGTTCATATTTTCCAAACCTTTCTTAGCCCCACACCCTCTCCATTCATTGTTCACCACATGAATTATGAGTAGCTCTTGGAAAATCCATATTTCACATGCATTTGacattatgaaattattatgtactagtactactttttttatttttcattttatagataaaaataaagCTTACATTATAATTCAAAGATGGCCCATCATCTGAATGCTTGTGCTGTATTTTTTGACTTGTTCAAGTTTCTCAAGCATATAACTTTATTGGTAAAGCCTTTCATAGGAAGGGagcattctaaaattaatttacaattCTATTTTATTACTCCACATTGTACTAACAATCTATAACCATCTAGTTTTATAGTACACAAGAGAACTAAACAAAGTAttcataataaaattataaaagtaaaaCTACTAAAAAAGAATAATTCAGTAAAAAATCACTATAGCTCATGGGCCCAAATGAAAGAGTCAATATATTGCCAATCAGTCTTACAATATGGGCTGCAATCAGGCCCATTAAATACCCTCTTGTATACTATAATCACAAATTTGGACTTTATATCTTGCCTTAATAATGGAAATTTCATAATTCACTCATACAAAAAGACTATTGTGAGAATGTCAACAACCTAAAGACTTGATCAAAGTTAGGGGCACATCCAAAATTTGATAATGGGCTGAAGCAAAATCATGTTCGAATAAAGCAATCAAGAGGATATCAATGCATTAATCTAGTAGAGATAAAAATGGAGCAAAGAAAATTTACCttcatgaatttaattttttttccattttccagcTTTAAAGAATTCATCGGAACGAGGGAAGAAGATGGAGGGCCAGAGCACGTGCTGGATTTTCACAGGATATGAAAATCAGGCACGTGCCCTGCTTCTCCATCTTCATTCAACCACATTTCATCTCCTGCCGCACTTTTAGATTCATCCATGAAGAAATTCTTCTAGGCATCATCAAAACTTAGTCTATTCACTATTCTTGACTAATGAAATAATGTGACATTGTGACACGATTTTaacacacatatataatatGCTGAAAAGCAGGGAATTTTCTATTGAGCTAAGCAATTTTTTAATCTTGAATATGCATTTATATACCACACACTCCACCAAGATTACCAGAAATTGTGCgatcaaatttattttattctatgtaTATTTGTAAAGTGGTTTTATGTCTTGAAAAAGTGGGAATTGGGAGTTTGGCTGCCAAAAAAAGAAGTgaaaattatgataaaaaatGATCAGTACCATCACAGGCTGGCCACCCATTGCCACTATATTGATCTAATCATATATTATGTGCTGTAAATGTAATGCAACCAATTAAAAGTGCAAAAAAAGTTGTTTAAATTGGCTGATCAAATTAGATCTGTTTTCAAGAAAATGGAGTGAGTTGGGTGAACCACATTAGTTTCATAATTTTGAAGTGACTAATTGTAAATGCAAATAAGTTATCTAGGCCAAGAAGACATTAGTTCGGACACATGCTATTTCAGTCATGAGATCATTGCTCTATCAACACCAAACAAGTTTGTGCTAATGAGattgatttgaatttttatgAACTAACTTTAAGTATTACTACGAATTAATCCCATTGCTTTACAGTTGCACCGAGGGCCAGTTCCTCGGGTTTGAGTCACGTTACTTGGATTGTGAGTTAATCTGGTGCGAGATAATGTTATCCAATTGTTCAGATTTTAGATTAACTTTTTTGCTCTTCATATGATTTacttgttgggttacaaacccatcctaCATCGGGTGAGGGAGGGAAGTtgaaaggtgtatataattcctgtccaaccccaattagtatgaggccttttgggagtgacccaaaaacaaatccgtgcgagcttgacccaaagcggacaatatcaaactaatgttgcagtcgacgatcctaacaagtggtatcagagcccaggtggctatgggttgtgcctggatgagccccggttagggtcgggccctgaaggactcaaagttagagtcgggcccaggatgactcaggggccagggctggaacgacccatgttggtgtcgactgcgttcccgatgtggtctcggtttgaggggaggtttgttgggttataAACCCATACCCCAAtcagtttgaggccttttgggagtgacccaaaaacaaatccgtgcgggcttgacccaaagcggactaTATCAAACTAAtattgcagtcgacgatcctaacaataCTTAcatatctttaattttttaataagtttatatatttattgaaaatatagGTTCCTTAAGAAGAAAGAAGTACACATGTTAATTTTTATCCAATTAGTTTACCAGGCTAGCCCAAATCCAAAAGATTAGGGTTGTGACCGAAATTTCTAATACAATAAAATTCCAGTCAGATTAGCTCAAAATCTGGGTAGGGATTACCCGAAACAAAATGAGAGGACCCAATTAATAACATATCTTGTATATATATCTCATTTCACACTGCCTACGACCCAACAAAACAGACACAATATCAACGCAACACAGTCATACATCACTATTCCAGCCAAAAAAACACATGTAAAACGATCTAAAACTTTTATTCAGAACGTCATCACAACACAAGAACTACATATAATTCTGCGATCAACGACATATTTCACACGGGAAGATAGCTCGGCGACCCGGGAATGTACTCAATCAACGTGCCCGACGACGACCGGATCCCGACAATCGGGAACCTCAACACGCCCCCCGAGGGGTCCAAGCTGCACGAAGACGAAGCAAACGTGGCCTTAAGATGGCAAAACTCAGGGATGTTGAGCAATATATCTCTGGCGCCGAAGGTGAAGGTGTAGATTCCTAAACTACTTGTAGTGGTTGATCTGACCACTCTTTCGAATATCAAAATCCCACAAACAAACTCAACTTTTGTTTGTGGAATTACTGCATAAGTTCCTGCACTGGCTATGGAGGTGTTTGTGCAAGTCAAGACTCCTGCAAGAACCATATTTACTTCCACTGTTTGGGCAGGAGATTGTGTGAAAACTAGAGAGAGAAGAACAATgagaagaggagagagaaaggcCATTTTTGGATCCACTGTCGTTGAAGTTCATGCAAATTTATATACAAAGGGGGTGAAATATGATTTTTATTGATGTATTACTAATTAATTTGGAGGGTTGATTGTgtattttttatctatgttatgTTGATTTTTAATTAGTGTATACATAGGTGCTGCTGTTTTTGTACTTCGATTTAAATTTCTTGAACTTGTGCTAGCCATAGGAAATGCTAGGAGATGAGATGGGTGCTAgtgcaatttttttaattttgtagtcCTTAGCTAAGAGGCATAGACTAGAGGTGCCCAAGATTTATGGttccggcggttacggttcggaaccgtgagATTTTATCCAAACCGAAACCGTCGATTTTAGAATCGTGGTTGGGTTCtggtttgaaattttttgaaccggaaccgcgaTAAACCATCGGAAAACCGTGAAACCGAGCCGGAACCGAAAAAACCGCTGAAAACCGATGGTTTGGAACCGTGAAAAACTGTAAAAACCGCTGGTTCAGACCGAAACCGAAACCGGGCAGTTTTGGAACTGGAACTGTGAAACaccctcacggttcggttcaagtttggcaatttccaaaaccagaaccgACGTTTCCGGAACAGTGGGCACCTTTGGCAAAGACTAGAGTGAGCAAAATATAATCTTCATATTCAAAAATTACAACAGCCTGTGTTGCATGTTACAGAGTAGCAAAACCGTGCAAGTAAAGCAAAGGGCAAAAGGAAAATCACACACTTTAAACTCTAAACAGACTGCAAAAATCCCACCCTCTTTCCCTATAAGTTTGCATGACAAAATGTTGAATCGAAAAAACGAGCGAAGATGGCTTTTCCTTGGTCGTTTCTTCTCGTCACTCTCCTCTCGCTTGCACTCTCACAAGCTTCTTCTCAAGCACTGAACAGCAATGCCACTCTAGCAGGCATTGTCACTTGTATCAACGCTTCTATAGCGACTGTGAAGACGTACCCGTTGGTCCCGGACGCAAGGGTGGATGTTGTTTGTGGCGTCCTGTTTGTAGAGAAGGTGATCAAAACGGCACATACAAATCTTGAGGGGGTTTACTCGTTCTCTTTCAACGCAGCTGATACGGCCTTGCTCAGCGTCCCGGAAATGTGTTACCTTAAAATCGCAATGCCAGAAAACTCGTGCGTGTTTGATCCTTCCGGAGGTTTTGTGAAGCTTCCTATTGTTGTCGGCTTAAGATTGGGATTAGGCACGGTGACCTACTTTATACCGGGAGCCCCAAGCTACTCACGCCCGTAAATACCATTTCGTTCTACGCTTATATGCACAGTTCACCtgaaattagaaaaagaaaatcagAATTCCACacccaacccaacatacatTATGTACTAAAGCAATTGCAAGGTGTTACAAACATCAAATATTCATGACTCTAAGCTTAAAAGCCTAcatggaaaaagaaaagaaacaagGAATTGGTTCCTTGAAGCTCTTTTGCATCTTGGGATATGATCATATGAGAAGCCTCTCTTGTTGTCTGCCCTAACTTTCTATCATTTAAAAAGTTAGCAAAAATCAGCTCTTCAACAATAGGTGGCAAGAAATTAAAGACTTgcaacattttataaaaaattgatGGAACCTAGATTGAATGAGCACTAAGATCTACCAAGATAATATTTCATCAATTCTAAACAAACCTTTGGATCAATACCTCTAAtattgtcaatttttgggaattcATGAAATTTGTCCAGTCAACAATTTGATCAACTAACCAATGGGAAATATATGAtgaatgtataaatataaacaagATGAAGAAATAGAGTGTACAACATAGTTGAAAAAGAAGAAACACAGAAAATGATCCTAGCTCACAAGTACTGAAATGCTTCTTGCTTGCTCTTACAGAAAACATAAGTATTAGAAAGAGGTTACAGTATTTAAGCAACACAAGATCAAACTTTATTACAAGCTTACCAAAAAAAACTCATTTGTTTCACCTCGTCGTACTTTAGATAACCACCTCCTCATTCAAAATCAACTTCTTCACTTCTTCGAGTGTTTGCAGACTCTTCATGATAACAATGTCCTTGAAGTATCTAATATGAGGTGCCGAAGTTGATGCAATTTCCAAATTACAAGATTATGAAAACACTGAATAATCAATGAGTGTAGATTCCAAAGCAGATCAATCGATGCAGGAGGGATTTTGGAATTCCAAAGAATTCTAACCCAAAGGTACCGTGAGTTCACCAATTCAAACACATTGTCTAGCAAATAATCCCCACCCAAAGTACTTTTTTCACATGCATTGAATGTCCTCAACAATCTAAGATTGTGTGGTACTTGAACTTTTCCATACATATCATCGTTGACCCAATATCCATGGATGTATGTCATCACATATTTTGGAACGAGCATGTGATAAATATCCCAAGACTTTATTTTTTAACAACCATGCAGTTTTACGTGGAAAAACAACCCGGCGTTCGCTATTATTGGCTGAAGGGGCATCTCTTACGACATGATAAAATTTTTCCTTTTCAACTTCTTTCAAGCACAAATCTCTCAACAAATCATGAATCTCCACCATCACGTTTTCCTTCACATGTGGAAGAAGAGGTCAATGAAGTCGAGGAGATATCTCTCTGCAGCTGAGCAACAGCTACAGCCTCCATGGCTTCTTTCTTGATCATATCCATTTCTTCTATTACTTCTTGTAGATCGTGATACAAGTCTTCTTCAATAGTTGCATTTGCATCTAGGCATTGACATACACCTCGAAACAACTTGATGAAATTAACCATATTCCGATATATGAATTCGATGCATCTAGGCATTGTGTTTGGTCTCTGAATTCGAAGCACGATTTTGGATTCGATAGCATCCTCAGCTGCATAAACTGCATCAGCAATGCGACACTCCAAAGGATCAGCTTCATGGCCATCAACAGCAACGGGTGACATGTAAGCATCAAGAAATTCTTGCAAGAAGGTAacattttgagtgagagattCAACTTGTTTTTTGTTGATAGAAATCGGAGGTGAAGGGTGTTTCTCGATGGTTTCTATGATATGCATAAGAGAAACAAGAGCTCCATAAGCAGCCATGATAAACTCAGTCTATGAATGCACACACGGAATGTATGTGAGTTGAAAATGAGATACTAATATTCTTGTATTGTGACTCCACAGTTGagaattaaatatttttgtgacAGATAAGGATGAACAATAAAATATGGTGCAGTTGTCCGATGCAGACTTTTTAATACACCTTGAATACtaaaacattaatgcaactaTCTAGTAGGAGTACATCTTTTATATTCCACCTCCAATGTATATAGTGTGTCGTTTTATATATCATTTATTGATATGGGAATTTAATGTACCTAGCATATAATTGTGGATTAGTGTTACTTTAATCATATCTGCACATGATAATGTCAGAACCAAACTTGAAATTAAACACAAATCTATCAAGTTAAGACTTATGATGCTTGAATTGAATTGAAGcctttattgtggttttttaaatAGTGTATATAGGTTTGGATTTTGATTATATCATTTTCACTTGATGAGTTATTCATGACACAAAGAGGAGTCGAAGTTCTGGGATCTTAAGGATATGAATGACATAAAAATCTTGATATGGTCTTTGGTATACaattaaaaagataaatagCTGTACATTTTGGACTAATATGGTTTCTTTCTTGATTTCTTCGTTCACTTCCTGTAGATCGTGATAGAATACGATGATGAAGGAGAAAGGAAGAATTTTGTTAGAAATGCGCGCTGCTCGTTCACGAGCATACAACAGGAGGAAAAGCGAAAAATGCAGAGGTCGACGAGGTAAGTACACCTCTCTAGTTAAACAAACACAGATCAGATTTGAACATCATAGACAGAGATTATCATGTTCTTAGTCTCTGGTTCTGTTCATGTGATTCGCTTCACTGGTACCATCAGGGCCTGCAAGAAATGATCGAAACAAGAACACGAGAAAGAAAGCTAGACGAGCTGATAAACACAGCAGCAAGAAGCTCAATTTTATACTAGATTCAGAATCCGAACGCAGTAGGGAGTCGATGAATTCACCAGCAAGGTCATGAAAAAGCAGCAGAAGAATTTCGATACTTTGGTGTCATTTTAAGTATATTTTCATGATTAAGCTTCAAACTAGTGAAAGAATTCAAATTCACGTTTTGTCACCTGTAATTTGATTCTATCTTTTTGTTGAAATAGAAAGTTAGAAACAGTTATGCATATGATAAGGATGCAAAAGCATGAGAAATTCTCCAACAAAATCCATTtccaaatatgaaataaaaaactGACATAAGCCATAAAGCATTACATTAAGTTCACCAGCAATacttatccagtgatcatcgTCCCAGCGCCTTCATCAGTGAGAATCTCAAGGAGCAGCGAATGCTTCAGCCTCCCGTCGATGATGCTCGTCGTCCGAACACCTTGCGCCAGTGACCTCACGCAGCAGTTGACCTTCGGGATCATTCCACCAGCTATCGTCCCCTCTTCAATCATCTTCTTCACTCCCTTGATGTCGATCTCCCTCACCAGACTCTCCGGGTCGTTCCGGTCCTCCAGTATCCCGGCCACGTCCGTCAGCAATATCAGCTTCTCCGCCCCCAGCGCCGCCGCCAGCTCACCTGCCGCCGTGTCCGCGTTGATGTTGTAGGCCTGTCCCGTTGCATCAGCAGCCACTGAGGCGATCACGGGGAGGTGATTGTTGTCAATGAGCGGCCGGATTATCGTGGGATCGACACTCGCGATGTCGCCAACGAAACCGAGCTGCGAGGCGTTCGGAGATGGCCTAGCCGTCAAGAGCCGGCCATCGATTCCCGATAACCCGACCGCGGTCCCGCCAGCTTTGTTGATCAGCGCGACGAGCTGCTTGTTCACTTTACCAACTAACACCATCGACACAATCTCCATGGTCGATGCATCGGTGACACGGAGCCCGTTGAGGAAATTTGGCTCGATGTTTAGTTTTCCGAGCCACTGGTTGATCTCGGGCCCCCCTCCATGGACAAATACAATACGGAGGCCAACACAGGAAAGAAGCACGACATCAGCAATCACAGATGCCTGCAGGGCCTCGGATTTCATCGCTGCTCCTCCATACTTAACAACAATGGTCTTGCCACGGAATTTCTGGATAAAGGGCAATGCCTCGGATAAAATCTTCACTCGAGTTTGAGCAGAAGTAAAGTCTTGATCAACTTCTGGAGCTACAATCGACTGTAAAGACGATCTGAGGCTTGTGCTTATACGGCTGGGCTTGAATTTAGCCAAAGGCGCTGCGTTTTGCCTTGAAAGAGCAAAACTACTAGAATTTTCAAGAACTGCTGGTAAAGGGGAACTAATCGGGCGGATATTGGCAGCTAACATCGTTTCTTCAACGGCTTCGAAAACGAACCTATTAAAGACTTCAAACTAGCAAAGTATAAGCTCATCTCCCCATCCACAAATCCAACAGTAAACGACCAAGACAAGACGAAAAAACGAGACGTATACACAACTATTGAAGCAAAACATACAAatctaaaatccaaaaaaaaaaagaagtaaagAATAAATGGAGAAATGCACATTGATATGAACTCCAAATTGCATAAACAGAATGAGAACATATCTATACTCAAAGTGAATCTCTACCAAAAACATAAGGTATCTACACTCTATTTGCCCAACTTGAAACCAAGAAACCCCTTAATTTCTGAAATTTACAAGTAACAAGAAAATCAAGAACAAGAGTTGTTTAAGACAGAATCATCCAAAAACATCAGGCAATCTCCTCACAAATCAGAACATCCAAACAGACTAAATGCCC is a window of Salvia splendens isolate huo1 chromosome 3, SspV2, whole genome shotgun sequence DNA encoding:
- the LOC121795187 gene encoding uncharacterized protein LOC121795187, with the translated sequence MAFPWSFLLVTLLSLALSQASSQALNSNATLAGIVTCINASIATVKTYPLVPDARVDVVCGVLFVEKVIKTAHTNLEGVYSFSFNAADTALLSVPEMCYLKIAMPENSCVFDPSGGFVKLPIVVGLRLGLGTVTYFIPGAPSYSRP
- the LOC121794151 gene encoding acetylglutamate kinase, chloroplastic-like produces the protein MLAANIRPISSPLPAVLENSSSFALSRQNAAPLAKFKPSRISTSLRSSLQSIVAPEVDQDFTSAQTRVKILSEALPFIQKFRGKTIVVKYGGAAMKSEALQASVIADVVLLSCVGLRIVFVHGGGPEINQWLGKLNIEPNFLNGLRVTDASTMEIVSMVLVGKVNKQLVALINKAGGTAVGLSGIDGRLLTARPSPNASQLGFVGDIASVDPTIIRPLIDNNHLPVIASVAADATGQAYNINADTAAGELAAALGAEKLILLTDVAGILEDRNDPESLVREIDIKGVKKMIEEGTIAGGMIPKVNCCVRSLAQGVRTTSIIDGRLKHSLLLEILTDEGAGTMITG